The sequence GAGAAGCCGGGGAAGACGGGGAAGACGAGGAAGCCGGGGAGGGGGAGCCCTGGTCCTCGCCGCCCGGCGCGGGAGCGGCCAGCGGAGCGCCGTCCACCACGTGGCAGGTGACGCACGCGACGCCGAGCTCGGCACGCTCCGGCGGAGGAGGCCGTGAAGAGCGGGCCTCGGGCGCGTGGCAGCCGCGGCAGAACGGCAGCGGCTCCTTTGCGAGCGCCGCCTGGAAGGGCGCGTCGACGTAGGCGCGCTGGTGCTTCGACCCGCGCCACTCGCGCGCGATCTCCGCGTGGCACCGCTCGCAATCGCGGTTCACGGCCACGGGATCGAGGCTCCGGGGCGGCTCGGGGACGGGCATGCGCGGCGCGGCCCTGCGGCTGCTCGTCGTGCTCGGCGCGAGCGTCAGGGCGATGGCGAGGAGCAGCGCGGCGGGGAGCTTGGCCGGCAGGCGTCCCTCGTGGTCCATCGACCACAACGATTGCTTCAGCCGCTTCCGCGCGGCGAGCGGAGCCGCTGCCCTGCGTCTGCACGCTGGCATCCGGCCGTCCGTGCAATCGGGCGGGCGTCCTGGGCTATCCAGCCCAGGGAGAGGTCTGTAAACTCACCGGAGCAGACTGCAGCTCTGTGCGCGCATGCCGAAGCCGGTTCGTCTCTTCATCTCGTCTGCCCCGGAGGACGCCGCGTTGCGTGCCGAGGTCGAGGTCCACCTGAGGCCCATCGAGCGCATCGGGTTGATCGAGGTCTGGCACGACGACCGGATCGCCGCAGGGGGAGAACCGGCGGCGGAAGCGCGCGCGCAGATCGAGGCGGCTGAGGTGGTGGTGCTGCTGGTGAGTCCCGCTTTCCTCGCCTCCGATCGTCACTTCGATGAGGAGGCAGCGCGCGCTCTCGCCCGGCGCGCCGCAGGCGAGGTGGTGGTCGTGCCCGTGCCTGTCCGACCTTGCGACTGGGGTTGGACCGAGTTCGGCAAGCTTGCTCCGCTCCCCGAGGGCGGGCGGCCTGTCGAGGGCTGGACGGTTCGGGACGAGGCCTGGACCGAGGTGGTGCGCGGCTTGCGCGCCGTGGTCGAAGGCGTGATGAGCCGGCGGGCGGCTCCGGGAGGACGGAGCGCCCTGGCCGCAGGGTTGCCACCGGCGGAGCTGTGCATCGGCCGGGGCTTGGAGGTGGAGGCCACCGTCGCGGCGCTGGTGCGCGAACCGCCGGGACGCGTGCTGCTCCTCGGCGCTGCGGGCGTCGGCAAGAGCACGGTCAGCCTGGCGGTCCTGCACCGCCCGGAGGTGGTGGCTCGCTTCGGGGAGCGGCGCTTCTTCGTACGGCTCGATGCTGCGCCAGATGCCGAGTCTGCAGCCGTCGCGCTGGCTGGCGCGCTGCGCGTCCCCTCCGGGCCGGATCTGTGGCAGCGGGCGATGTCGTTCCTCGCAGCAGGCCCGGCCGTGCTCGTGCTGGACAATCTGGAGACGCCCTGGGATGGCGACGATCAGCCTGGGACCGAAGCGTTGCTCGCGGAGCTCGCGGCCGTGCCGCACCTGTCTCTCATGGCGTCGGTGCGCGGCGCGGGCCGGCCGGGGAGGGTGACCTGGAATTCGCCGATTGAGCTCCGACCGCTGCGACGTGCCGAGGCGGAGGCAGTGTTCTGCGCCATCGCGGGCGAGGAGCA is a genomic window of Sorangium aterium containing:
- a CDS encoding multiheme c-type cytochrome, whose protein sequence is MDHEGRLPAKLPAALLLAIALTLAPSTTSSRRAAPRMPVPEPPRSLDPVAVNRDCERCHAEIAREWRGSKHQRAYVDAPFQAALAKEPLPFCRGCHAPEARSSRPPPPERAELGVACVTCHVVDGAPLAAPAPGGEDQGSPSPASSSSPSSPASPSVPHPVLRDPRFASAAACGGCHEFAFPDHAARRAPEPMQLTLTEHAASAYADVPCARCHMPLAGHGPSAHRSHAFASSRRTPERRTPGPRAQRRPRSPRAARRRS